The following proteins come from a genomic window of Meleagris gallopavo isolate NT-WF06-2002-E0010 breed Aviagen turkey brand Nicholas breeding stock chromosome Z, Turkey_5.1, whole genome shotgun sequence:
- the GCNT4 gene encoding beta-1,3-galactosyl-O-glycosyl-glycoprotein beta-1,6-N-acetylglucosaminyltransferase 4 yields MKSPFRSLKRISMFLPTQRMKRHKFPYRCPTRKKILILCFTGWVIALLKLLHVERHFFPPRSIYLVEHFLSTSSYVRNRYSYLRNHFQYEINCSSIYEQDPQEIGKSLEIRRKDIIDLDDEDIIAMTNDCDMYRTLRKYHLIPVSPEEESFPIAYSFVVHKDAVMVERLIHSLYSHQNIYCIHYDQKAAKSFKSAMNNLAKCFPNIFIASKLEMVNYAHISRLQADLNCLSDLMNSAVPWKYVINLCGQDFPLRSNFQLVAELKKLGGGNMLETIKPSSSKRERFTYHYELMKVPYEYMQIPVKTNISKNPPPHNIKVFVGSAYFVLSRAFIQYILSSSLVKDFFDWSRDTYSPDEHFWATLVRVPGVPGELSRSARDITDLQSKTRLVKWNYLEDHLYPPCTGTHLRSVCIYGAAELRWLMNYGHWFANKFDSKVDPVLVKCLAEKLAEQQKEWVYLSSDKHFLRINPANASL; encoded by the coding sequence AATGAAGAGGCATAAGTTTCCCTACAGGTGTCCCACAAGAAAGAAGATTTTGATCCTGTGTTTCACAGGGTGGGTGATTGCACTCCTGAAGCTCCTCCATGTTGAAAGACACTTTTTTCCACCTAGGAGTATTTATCTGGTCGAGCACTTCTTGAGCACCTCTTCGTATGTCAGAAACAGATATTCCTATCTTAGAAACCACTTCCAGTATGAAATTAACTGTTCATCTATATATGAGCAAGATCCTCAGGAAATCGGCAAGAGTTTAGAGATAAGAAGGAAAGATATAATTGATTTAGATGATGAAGATATCATTGCAATGACAAATGATTGTGACATGTATCGTACACTGAGGAAATACCACCTGATACCTGTTTCTCCGGAGGAAGAGAGTTTCCCAATAGCCTATTCTTTTGTTGTCCACAAAGATGCAGTGATGGTTGAAAGGCTCATACATTCGCTGTACAGTCATCAAAATATATACTGCATTCACTATGaccaaaaagcagcaaaaagttTTAAATCTGCTATGAACAATCTAGCTAAATGTTTTCCCAATATTTTCATTGCATCAAAACTGGAGATGGTGAACTATGCACATATTTCAAGACTGCAAGCAGATTTAAATTGTTTGTCTGATCTGATGAACTCTGCGGTTCCCTGGAAGTATGTTATTAACTTGTGTGGCCAAGATTTCCCTTTGAGATCAAATTTCCAGTTGGTTGCTGAACTGAAGAAACTCGGTGGGGGAAACATGCTGGAAACTATAAAGCCCAGTAGTAGCAAAAGAGAACGATTTACTTATCATTATGAACTCATGAAAGTGCCTTATGAATACATGCAGATACCTGTGAAAACCAACATTTCCAAAAACCCACCACCTCATAATATTAAGGTATTTGTTGGCAGTGCCTATTTTGTTTTAAGTCGAGCTTTCATTCAGTACATCCTTAGCAGCTCTcttgtaaaagacttttttgaTTGGTCGAGGGATACTTACTCTCCAGATGAACATTTCTGGGCCACTCTTGTGCGTGTTCCTGGAGTGCCTGGGGAACTTTCGAGGTCTGCCCGAGACATCACAGACTTGCAGAGCAAAACTCGTTTGGTGAAATGGAATTATCTTGAAGATCATTTGTATCCTCCATGCACTGGTACCCACCTTCGTAGTGTCTGCATCTATGGGGCCGCAGAATTAAGATGGCTTATGAATTATGGGCACTGGTTTGCCAATAAGTTTGACTCCAAAGTAGATCCTGTCCTGGTAAAATGCTTGGCAGAAAAACTGgcagaacaacaaaaagagtGGGTCTATTTGTCTTCTGACAAACATTTTCTGCGTATCAATCCTGCAAATGCCTCCCTATAG